A part of Bacillus rossius redtenbacheri isolate Brsri chromosome 1, Brsri_v3, whole genome shotgun sequence genomic DNA contains:
- the LOC134527184 gene encoding uncharacterized protein LOC134527184 isoform X1, whose amino-acid sequence MEKECSIGHLTNEQCHKCVYGSVQQELKKICVFSLEQQQLIFTRVSSDVKSVCKYHEIKYLIKYHHIFGRYCSDPLQIHKKAIKKGLREILPEHMYKKTNYNLLLVPGKSLCPTCYKKIFVTANDGTGDTCDSDFITEIEKLGKVDNVCTQLGVSPASKIRKFGLDKRPQAIADKISKVSNVLKRNLEESFDEVMENREASEESVEEFDELIKKLKDKCAVAGKEMKVKIISLLPNSWSRLRIAQELNVSDRLVKLTRDLVKDQGILPELGKKKGFGIQSEVVTTVREFYESDEYSCLCPGKKDCLSVKINNMKCQKQKRLVLCNLNELCVEFKSKHPDCRIGRSKFIELRPKWCVTAGSSGTHNVCVCTYHQNVKLMVDGAKLMKDYKDLLAILVCDMSSYECMMGKCVKCPGSEALVSLFDEFEESDAIPDNIIFQQWTTTDRAEMITVIQPKEEFFLSLIEKLDSLKTHHFISKIQSQHLREKKEKLNETECIVLADFAENFTFVIQDEIQSYHWVNRQATVHPFVYYYKENDKLLTQCVCVISDHFDHNTTTVHTFQSHLMKHLKDTVPSVQHIIYFSDGSSSQYKNKKNLINVCHHKNDFGLSAEWNFFATSHGKNACDGVGGTTKREVTKASLQRTVKDHILSPEDMYMYCTQTIKGIKYIYVKEEEITARQEELKPRFDNCQRLPGTRKFHRFVPLTEIIMRCYATSKSEEYEDLPVSTKSIPMNLRNNDIIACVYDEQWWLGVIEEVNFVNNDIYVKFYNPAGPRTSFKMSCADRVWVPLKNVLRKLSPSELSTATGRSHNISASLSEEISMLFNKHKK is encoded by the coding sequence ATGGAGAAAGAGTGTTCAATAGGACATTTAACAAATGAACAATGCCACAAATGTGTTTATGGTTCAGTGCAACAGGAATTGAAGAAAATCTGTGTGTTTAGTTTAGAACAGCAACAGCTAATATTTACCAGAGTTTCTAGTGATGTTAAGTCTGTATGTAAGTACCATGAGATTAAGTATCTTATTAAATATCACCATATATTTGGCCGGTATTGCAGTGATcctttacaaatacataaaaaggcaATCAAAAAAGGACTTAGGGAAATACTTCctgaacacatgtataaaaaaacaaactacaatttactgcttgtccctggtaagtccttgtgtcctacatgctacaaaaaaatatttgtgacagcaaATGATGGAACAGGGGACACATGTGATTCAGACTTTATTACAGAGATTGAAAAGTTGGGAAAAGTAGACAATGTATGTACTCAATTAGGGGTTTCGCCAGCATCTAAAATAAGGAAATTTGGTTTAGATAAAAGACCACAAGCAATAGCTGACAAGATCAGTaaagtttcaaatgttttgaaaagaaaTCTTGAGGAATCTTTTGATGAAGTGATGGAAAACAGAGAAGCAAGTGAAGAGTCTGTAGAAGAGTTTGACGAATTAATCAAGAAACTGAAGGATAAATGTGCTGTTGCAGGaaaagaaatgaaagtgaaaataattagtttacttcCAAATTCATGGAGTCGACTAAGAATAGCTCAAGAGCTCAATGTATCTGATCGTTTAGTAAAACTGACAAGAGACCTAGTGAAAGATCAGGGCATTCTACCAGAGTTGGGAAAGAAAAAGGGTTTTGGCATTCAATCAGAGGTGGTTACTACAGTCCGTGAATTCTATGAAAGTGATGAATACAGTTGtctttgtcccggaaaaaaagactgtttatctgtaaaaataaataacatgaaatgtcaAAAGCAGAAGAGGCTGGTGCTTTGCAATTTGAATGAATTGTGTGTGGAATTTAAATCTAAACATCCAGACTGTAGAATTGGAAGATCAAAATTCATTGAACTCAGACCTAAGTGGTGTGTCACAGCCGGATCATCGGGAACACACAATGTTTGTGTTTGTACTTATCATCAGAATGTTAAGCTAATGGTTGACGGTGCAAAGCTTATGAAAGATTACAAAGACCTACTTGCTATACTCGTTTGTGATATGAGTAGTTACGAGTGTATGATGGGCAAATGTGTTAAATGTCCAGGAAGTGAAGCCCTAGTATCtctgtttgatgaatttgaagAAAGTGATGCCATCCCagacaacataatttttcaacaatggACCACAACAGATAGAGCTGAAATGATAACTGTTATTCAGCCAAAAGAAGAATTCTTTCTGTCCCTTATTGAAAAACTTGATTCACTTAAAACTCATCATTTTATATCAAAGATTCAAAGTCAGCATTTGAGAGAGAAGAAGGAGAAACTTAACGAAACAGAGTGCATTGTTCTTGCAGACTTCGcagaaaactttacatttgttatCCAAGACGAGATTCAGAGCTACCACTGGGTAAATCGCCAAGCAACTGTTCATCCTTTTGTGTATTATTACAAAGAAAACGATAAACTTCTAACccaatgtgtttgtgtaatcaGTGATCATTTCGACCATAACACAACAACCGTGCATACATTTCAATCTCAtcttatgaaacacttaaaagaCACTGTTCCTTCGgttcaacatataatttactTCTCAGATGGATCATCAAGTCAgtacaaaaataagaaaaatttaattaatgtctgtcACCACAAGAATGATTTCGGTCTTAGTGCTGAGTGGAATTTCTTCGCAACATCACATGGAAAAAATGCATGTGATGGTGTTGGAGGAACAACAAAAAGGGAAGTAACAAAGGCAAGTCTTCAAAGAACAGTCAAGGATCACATTCTTTCCCCTGAAGATATGTATATGTACTGTACACAGACTATTAAaggtatcaaatatatatatgttaaagaaGAGGAAATTACCGCTCGACAAGAAGAGTTGAAACCTAGGTTCGACAACTGCCAACGGCTCCCTGGAACACGAAAATTTCACCGCTTTGTTCCTCTCACCGAGATTATAATGAGATGCTATGCAACGTCCAAATCAGAAGAGTATGAGGATCTTCCAGTTTCAACCAAGTCCATCCCCATGAATCTTCGGAACAATGACATTATCGCCTGTGTGTATGACGAACAGTGGTGGCTAGGAGTCATTGAAGAAGTTAATTTTGTGAACAATgatatttacgtaaaattttacaacccAGCTGGACCTAGAACATCATTTAAGATGTCATGTGCAGACAGAGTGTGGGTGCCGCTTAAGAATGTGTTGAGGAAGCTCAGTCCATCAGAGCTATCCACAGCAACTGGACGTTCACACAACATTTCAGCATCATTATCTGAAGAAATTTCAATGCTGTTTAACAAACATAAGAAATAA